The sequence below is a genomic window from Anoplolepis gracilipes chromosome 9, ASM4749672v1, whole genome shotgun sequence.
AACATTAATCGTTACAGGATGCCAAGTGTTTGCAGGCTTCCATCGTGGATAAGGCAtttcagaaacattttttttatcttcgttcattttgtaatgttatataattttcttagacaTCGCACGATTGAGAGTTTCTTCGCTAAATTCAAGTCAGCACGTTTTCTAGAAACTTTAATAAACAGTAtggttataaaaaattgataaaagtatcctttcataaataaaaaataaaaaatagaagcaTGTAATTCGGGAagcaatcaaaaaatatattaaaaatggatTAAAATACTCTATTCATTTGctataaagtatttttgcGAAAGATGagtaaattggaaaaattggCAGAAAGTCGTTTTGCGAATTCAAAAATGCctaatttttaagttaaaaattaaatagtttttttaaaccaACCTTCACATATTTCGCCGATTTCAACTTAAAGACatgtaaaaactaaaaaaaaaactatatgccaatttttaaagattaattataaactttatctttttttatttcataagaaTTAGAGCTgtatatcgttttttttttttttgcaaatgtcctaaattttgccatttaaaatttattgatcaCTTAAGTCACGTGTCTTTTGTAGGGTGTAACGTAATACATAACCAGAGAGTACTTTAGTATGCGGAAGATAGAACAATGAAACGCGCGTATGTCGCAAAACAATGTCATCTGTCGCAGTACGCGTTTGGATGTGTACTGACAGTCGTGAAGGAAACCGCTATAACTTATGTGCTTATTGTTTCTATCCCGCGTCTAATCTTTGCTTGCATTGGCTGGAGAAATAACAGTTTCTCATGTGCGGTTATAATGACTCGCACCTGTGTGCGGCGATTTGACACACTTGACACGAACCACATTCATTGTCACTCGTAATAAAGAGGTACTCAACTCGTGTGCTTGCGCCATTTGCGATTTACATATCTGTATCTTCtgtctaaaatttaaacagaCATAATACGTATTCGTTTCATACttgattgttattaatatacctaaaatatattgcctaaaatgtttgtaaataaaatgtgataatacaaattgatttacaaattgtgataataaaaaatagcaaatataagaaactttacaaatagaattttttatattattatttcacctaatttataaaataaaaaaattataagattaagatacaagattaattttctgaatacgaaatttataattttatgagacAAAGAAAGTTTAGTatcaagtaattttatttaatactaattatGTACGTATTGAGAACATgagattttagataaaaattatttatcatcgGCGATGATAACCGCTTCAAATATACGGAAGACATCACCTGCCAAGTCTCAGAATTAAACGCATATGAAATACGCGTTTTTATACTGTTTATTCAATGAGCCTAACgagctattatatatacatatacatatacatatatatgtatatcaaataaaagtatacacatacatccATCATTCCTTTCATTCTGATCTATCAAAAATGTACGAGCTCGCGGAACTGAAATAAAAACTCGATGTCGATGCAAATGTCGACCACAATTCTGATATACGAAATCTCTAAACACTGATGCATTCAGCAAATCTTGGCTACAGATGAAAATATTACGATtcgtaataaatcaaatattaatacttgcAAGTTCTATTTATAAcattcagaaatatataatctgaaaaagtgaattttattaattaattattaagttcGGTGAAGGATAACTAaacataattgtttaattaataaataaaaagattttaaaaaacattaagaaATTTGCCGATTTGTGCAAACGTTAAAAAatcaagtttattattaataaaatttaatataggatttctttttatacatataatataatctatatttaatgatatagaTTCAgtctttataaatgtttaaaagataCTTATGCGATAATTAACTACGAAAGCAACAACcgcgtattatttaataatagttttccGTCTCACTTTTTGTGAGAAAGAActcgtattattaaaatgagtCATTCTCTGTgtttttttgtgtatatatgtgatagAGCCTcccattttatctttatttcagTCTCTCACGGGCATTTTCCGGGACGATGCACGTGTGGACAGTCTTGTCTCTTCCTGACAAGCTGTGCAAACGGAATTTTTCCAATGTCACacacgtacatatacatatctgCCGTTGTTTCTGATACGTACTTTTCGCAAGTATACACTGCGACTTGTCTCGCACAGATCGGTGACCTACTTTGATATCCTCCCTTTATATTATGCACGCGTATTAAAGACATCGGattaaaaacagaataaacctatttaatttctattatataatctatttaaactttcttaaaatttttgttttccttCACTCAAATATTGGTTATAGAAATTTTGtcctttatattattatatattaataatttcggtaaaaaaattatatagatgttTGCCATCTCTGCAATCTAATGGAAATTTTCCGCTttctattttatgtatatcattttcatagaaaataaacattttttatacaagaataaataaataagaatataaatgcagcataataaaacaataaactaaataaatgtCACTAAATTGAATAGAGATTTTATCTGAATAAACAACAAATTGAGAGTTTTGCAGTCAAATTTTAGATTGTGATCAAaagattcttttaattttgatttcacTGTGAAACTGCAAGTTTTaaacaaatgaaatattttgagtGTACAATTTTGAGACATTAATACTTCCCGTCTTACAGGAACAGGGATATTACGATGATCGGGTTATGATGTAAGGAATTTACACGTACGAATCAAAATTGTATTGTGTTCCCACAGGTAGAAGTAATGTACACATTGTTTTACAATCGTGTCAATCTTCTCCACGCGCGCACAAGAAACACTAGACCATTCACGCACAAAGGCCATGAGAATACGCAACTCAACCGTATTCTGGTGTCGCTCGCTAATCGAtctctattatttttgtagcGATAATCGCAGCAGTATCATAGACCGTTTTATCAGTGCATGTATCTGCAATCGCGGGGGCGTGATCTCGCATTATGGTGTCAGATCGTTGGTATACTTTGAATCATTTACGTCAAAAAACCACTAATCACTATCGTTCGGATAAATCAAGTCCATTAAAGGTTGCGTTTATATCTACAAATCCACAGTAATGATCATTATCTTGAAAGCGTAATTATACCGTTATTGACTATGAAAAACAGGTacgtgtgaaaaaaaaaaatagtatatcaTTGATGCTCAAATCCCTGTTTGTAAAAACACGAGACAGAAAAATAACGCGCACTTAGcgacttttaaattaaagcgTCGTACAATAAAATAGCGCGATATGAATTTCTTCCATTAGAGAGATCATTATCAATATCGTCGCCTATCACACGTGTCTCCACTATTCCTAGCGTACTTATCCGATAATATGGCCGAAATACAAAAAAGCGTTAAAGCCGCGTCACGTATAAGCTCTCGGATTGACCTTatcgagaaaaagaattacagGTAAATGTCAATTATTTAGTTGTATCAGTAGttcctataaaaaaaaagcgtcataaaaaataaagttatacgattattttctcgcttgtttttttttccaataatttcGTTGGATACTTCGACCTTTTCAAAGATATATCCAagtctaaaattatttgattttacttCAAGAAATTTTAACTCTCCAACATAAAAGATGTGTTCACATACAAATGCGAGATGAGAATCAAACAGCCATATTTAGTGTAAAATGTACCTTGAGAACAAGAACTAATTACACGGACGATTACACGTTACAACGCGATACGTGCCTATGTACAGACAGACTTAATTGTATGCTAAAaacatatcttatttattgaCTTAATTAACTAGTCATGCTCATGTTTGTAAAAATCCAGGACAACGTCAAAACGATACTAAAACTCTGAGAGATGAAGTATATCACTCTCAAATAtctatacgtatgtatgtacacatgtCCACTATATCATGCACAATTACATGCTTAATTCCATCTGTACAAATATCTAATCATGTGTTTCAGCCGCTAGAAACATCTCGGGGTTCGTATATCGCTTCTATAGTTGTACAACGTTAATGAGAACGGACACTCGTTAGATAACGAGTACTCAAGTTAAGCGTTAATGAAATTACGCGACAATAttgtatttcataattaaatattacaagcCCTTTCGTAACAGTTTTCGcaataaatgtataagaaAAGTTATCACCGTGACTCTTCtcagaattaattttactaatatcatacgtgaaaatatattttatatacttccAAAACtgtgtaaaaaaagaacagtTATCAAATCTcgaatattttgtcattttctAAAAGTCTgcgataaaatttgttaaaggAAAGATGAATATTTTTCGCAACGTATAGAAATTCCGATTGCGCATTAAACTTTCTCTTTGACATTTTGTTAATGAAGGTTTGACATTTTTCGTTGACGGAATGAGGTCATCgcttgttaaaatttaaatcttcaatttaaattaattaataaatcttgagATTTAATGCGATACAATATTGCATATTGCAACGATGTCATACGTAAGATGAGTATGTTAGTTTTAGGAAAGATGTATTTTTCGTactgatttataattaatactcgTATTATcacgaatattatattaataataccaATATCGATGCCGTTCccaattattcaaaatgtaaTTCTCTCGCTATATTATATAGGGCGGaacttgtaaaatttaataatagcacAAAGTTTAAACTGGTTCAATGAGACCTTTTTGATggcacatatttttcattggcTCTTTTCTCGCGATATCCATTAATCAATAAtcgcatataaaataaaaaagctttaaaaagtagaaacttgttaaaattacactatatattttttatacatatattacaatattactgtatttttttaacggTATCATTGTTAATAAGCCAAAATCGACTTGAGCGCTACGCATTTAGCGAATTTAACTGccttaatattttgtttcatcaattttaatacacaatGTACGATCCAACtagaaatacataataaacattttcaaatactaaatagagaaaatactcaataaatgtatttcaaattCATTACTCGAATCTAATTTAGTAATTTCTGTAtttcaaaaagagagaaagaaaaaaaataaatcttcggTGTCCTCTACTAAAATCATTTACTAAGTCGAGtcacagaaatatataataaaaatgttatgttcaattatttaacatgAGAAATGctcaatatgtaatatacattgttcatacttaataatttttatatttcaaaaagaaaaaaaaaaagaaaaattatatctttcgtATCATTTACTGAAtcgttattatattgtatttttcactttttattatCTGAGATCcacaatattctaatatttcacACAAATTATTAGGATTCTTTTATGTAGCAAGACTAATCTTCTTGTCcatgtctttttttattcaaaaattgtgAGTCAATTACCTTAATAGCGAAAATTATTGGTTTTCTTCTAAAGAAGTGTTTGGAAAAATTCAATGCAAAAATTAAGTAACATTCACTTATAAGATagtttacataaaaaagtaataaaaatttataatatttaagatgaaTTTTAGACTTTAGAGTTTACAATCTTTCTCGTAGTTAGAAGTGAATGTTACAATTTagacttttacatttttgcattaaaCTCTTCAACTTTAATCTCCTGTCTTGCGGTTTCCTTTGaatcaaaattctattttcatCCAACGACAACGAAATGTTATgtcatatgtaaatatgtcaTATTCGATTTGTCATAAGACACGTCGATACATTCTATCAATACAATATGAGTCAAGAAGCATAGATGAGAACTTTTCAACGTTTTCATCGTGTTCTCGTTATCGTCATCGGTGATGCTCGGAAAGGCTCAATGTTATCACAGCGAAATTCGCTACGAAGCCTTATGAGCATGTCAGCCATGCTGTTTCGAGGTACCCGGTATGCTTGGATCTTGTCCACTGTTAGAATGATCTGTAACATACAGGGGGGATATTCAAGTTTTCTTGGAACACATGTTCCGGACAACATAGATGCCTAAAAAATATGCAGCCATCTAAAAACTATAACATTGTTttgcgataaaattattatatcacaaaAATTGCGATAACGAAGcatgttacatattttaaatcatcaaaacataaaattgcaataagcGAAgcatgttataatatttttgtaaatcatTAAAGCGTACTACATAACAGAGAATTGAAATCCAAAAGAAAACAAAGtcactaatattttatatttttcttaatcattATTTCTTGTTTACAACTATATTTAACTATTCTTTACaactatattttaatcgagatCGTAAACGATCAAGAAATATGAATTGACACCTGTGTCCGTGGACATCTCCCTAAACTGATTTGACAAATCAGAGAGGCCGGTCTCCGCGTGTCGACCCATGATATTTGGTAACGCGTTTCTTCTGCCAGTCCTCCCCGTCGACAGAAACTCCTTAGAGTTATCGCCGTGCTCGTAGGAGCCGCCTGGAGTAACCGAACCGCTCGTCGCGTTGCTCGCACTTTTATCGTCGGGACTGTTTCCAATCTCCTCGGGGCCCACTGGCTCCGCTCGTCTTGGTGTCAGCATCCTTAGTACTGAAAATAGACggcaatctttttttcatgCTTCGCAACTGCTGTCTCGCAAGTTCATTCAAGTGATCCTTCAgcggatatatgtatgtatataatactctATTATTGTTCAAAGTCTTCAGTATGTAAAACATTAtctgactttttttattagataaccGTTAAGGATAGctctcttataaataataatattacgaacATTAATTGCTGTAGAAAACAAGGacgaataacaaattaaaaagcagtaaattaatattaaactaaaatataattccacatataaataaattagtacagtaaaatgtataaaattaaaagtactGTCAAAATTCTTCAAGATagtcagtatatatatattagtttaatattaatttactgctttttaatttgttattcgtCCTTGCTCTCTACAGCAATTAATGTtcgtaatattacttttttattagacttctttaacaatttattatttcttttagtaCCACTATTgtgtgttttaatattttaagggtacatatataaataaaatatataagtgtgTATATAGgtgcgtatatataaataaaaatattattctcataTATTATTCGCATTCaatgttattatcttttatagcatatatatattaatcgttattatatagtatatatatatatatattatgtataaaatatacagaaatattaaattaatattaaaattaataaaatataaaaattaaaacaataaaatatacgctggctgcaataataaaataatcataatattatatcaatcaaGCGACATTATCATATCATATCAATCAAGCGACTAAATAAATCAACACtcaacaacaaaattaaaagaaaggaATAGAAAAAAGACAGAGTAAGCTTATAGAGACAAACAagttaaagataataataatgttgttaattatagatttcaatattactcaataatgttaattaagtTTCACAGGAATATAGCAATCTATCGGTCAACATCGAAAGGTTTCAGATATGatgtaatagaattaattGAGATTTGTAGCGCtagttatatatagacataGAAAATTTTAGTGCATTCAATACAtgtgtattgtaaaaatatatactaaatacatactaaatccattaaaatttccTGTgtctacatatttattacagagttttaattaattaatattatatatgtatttcaggatatattatatattatgtgtgttgaaatatacatgtacacaattaaattaaaattctttaataattctgTTTCCAAAGCTTAACTATTTCTCACATATAAATCGTTGTAttgagtaaattatataaaatagagtaattataaattatatggtgacataaatctttttttacgcgacacatttacttttaattaatttaccattatgtaaattataatttcgaaaaacAGACTATTCTTATGATGAATGTACATTGGAATAtgtcacaattattttaattccggatcttgtgtatttttttatacttctcTCTTACATCATAACATGGTTGTTTAACTCGTTTACATTTTCAATTACATCGAGGCATTTTAATTACGTTTCGTGCTTTACGGCACAAATACACGCGAAATTGATCATGAGAAAACACAGCATTAGAGCGATTAGAGTGGAATCTTCAATATCTTTGTTATAGTTACTGTATATTGAATGATTTGtgattaaagagaaaaacattatctctatgatttttaattcagTATTAAAAGGATGTTAAGATCTAAGTTTGTCGAAAActgtgatattaaaattattaatttatatttttttcatgcttCGAAAAAGGAGattcttaattttcataaattattttttgtaataaattccttcttcctatataaatatagaaaaaaattaattttggaatatcttaatctttatgttaaaaaaaatctatcgttGTTTAAAATTGTTGAACAAGACAAAACATCAATCTCATGCATGAGATTGTGCGTTCCTATTTTAAGTTGTAAATGTGTTGTGTTAATTCTTTTCATGAGCACTCACCCGTGTCTAAACTTTTCGTCGATCTGAAAAGTTTTGCCAAAAGTCGGCGCGAGTTTAAGTGTGGACACGATGGCCACCAACTAATCTAAAACGTTACCTTCTTCATGAAATGACAGATATCCGTCGTCGAGAACTTTATCAGCCTCCTCACGAGGCTTACGTATCGGAACGTAACCCATATCTATGAGATTTTAGAGTCGCGATAAGCCGATTATGCTACGGCAATGATGATCGCAAGGTTCACCGCACGAgactactttgaaaaaaaagatcgacGCAAGAAAAACTCAAAATGCTGACGTTTAATCGCTAATGACGTCAGTATGTACACAGCTGACGATGTGGATATACACAGGGTGTACCGAAACTATCTTACCTGCAGATACGTTGATTAATTTGGAGTTGATTTAACGAAAATTTGGTTGACACAACATGATTTTCTatcttacataatttttacatttcatatttatacttaataaatattttgataactataaggattttttattgaaatctttatttgcaattaactgaaaaaaaatatcattgtttATTAACAGTTTGAGAACttctaatatttaacttttagatttttatagattcatAACTctctaattaaattctatttttaaatttatgattattaacaTGGAAAATTTGCATTGgagtacaaaaatttttttatatttctttttttttaatttgcgacgtattttatcgatactttcttcaattgtaattatttgtatacgtGTACATACGTAATACGAGATCTGTTCTATATTCCATGAGAATAAAACTAGAATGACGTTTCGAAGAATTGTAGCGCAGTCTTGATTGCAgtctgtaattattaatatatcgaaaGATCATTTTGTGGACTGAAAAAGCAATAATTCTGGaatgtgtgttatatataaaaatacacactgatgcatttatttttatatttgttaaaaaaaatcgagataATAGTGCATACAAAATCATCAAAGTTATATTTGTTTCcctgttattttattacgtgTGCAATTTTGCATCTAaagcatattattttattagtacaCAAATATCTCGTATTACgcatatgtatacaaataattataagaaaatatcgataaaatacgtcgcaaattaaaaaaaaaaagaaataaaaaaaattaatatttaatttttgtactccAATGCGTGCAAATTTTCCATTtgttaataatcataaattttaacatacaatttaattagcacttatttatatgtgctatgtttaaaaaaagcataacaataaatgtttaaaaaaattaataaaaaaaatattatgtgccGTTAATGCACTGTTAGTCACTTTTTCAAACTGTAACACGcacttgaaattatttcaatcgTCATATGAAGTTAAGTAAAACTGTAGATATGATGTGTTATGTCGCaatagcaaaataaattatttcgtaaaataacatatattttactcaaAAGTAAGGCTATTTAATCTAATGACTCCGAAAAATACGTTAAGTAGATATAGTTGCTGCAATTAGAGTAATACATACACTCGGCTTGAAAATACGCATGACATAACAGAAATTTAATGGATTTAATGTAGATAGAGCAGCAAATGCAGATAGAGCATGAAAATCGATAAACCATCGTCGCAGACTCTCGTTTTATCATGAAATTTGCCTTATCTCGTTTCacctattttaataaaaattacactgCGAGAACATTAGACATATCATGTAacgtatttttacataaaatatactgcATATATCACATATTGTGCACagaatatttacttataaattaccATCCACTAATAATTAAACcgaacatttattaaattaaaattagtaatttattagCGGCGTATTATATCGcctataatgtttttatatacgtCACTTTTTTAAAGGTACGctattaattcaattagaCTCAAATTATAAGATGTATTATCGATTCTGCTGCTGGAATTATTTTCAGGTTTATACAGAGGATTCTTTTGCAGAACGATTcacaaaaggaaaaattagTCGAAATGTTAGTGTGCGAGACGCCGAGAGTTTAGTTAGTTACAATAAGAGCACGATAGGAGCAAACGATACCTTGTACACGTGTAAGATGTTTTCTCCGATATCCTTTGCGCGACGTATAGCCGGAAATGGCAAGGCAATCTCCGGCCACATTGAAGAATCGCCGCCGCGAAGAACCACTGCCATCAT
It includes:
- the LOC140669208 gene encoding uncharacterized protein, translating into MVKLRKVPDDGSGSSRRRFFNVAGDCLAISGYTSRKGYRRKHLTRVQVLRMLTPRRAEPVGPEEIGNSPDDKSASNATSGSVTPGGSYEHGDNSKEFLSTGRTGRRNALPNIMGRHAETGLSDLSNQFREMSTDTDHSNSGQDPSIPGTSKQHG